From a single Octopus sinensis unplaced genomic scaffold, ASM634580v1 Contig10782, whole genome shotgun sequence genomic region:
- the LOC115228518 gene encoding FERM domain-containing protein 5-like, with translation MVFSLSNRLFNIGVHYLDDNKSYFQMKARAQGSELFDCICHLLGLEDKDYFGLQFIDRNGNLAWLDNEKTLKKQIWHLKNRELLFRVKFYIPDPSSLVNEFTSVRS, from the exons ATGGTTTTTTCCTTGTCGAATCGTCTGTTTAACATCGGAGTTCACTACTTGGATGACAACAAATCATATTTCCAAATGAAA gCCAGGGCACAGGGAAGTGAACTGTTTGACTGCATTTGCCACTTGTTGGGACTCGAGGATAAGGATTATTTTGGTCTCCAGTTCATCGACCGAAACGGAAATTTG GCTTGGCTTGACAACGAGAAAACTTTGAAGAAACAAATTTGGCATTTAAAGAACCGAGAGCTACTTTTTAGAGTCAAATTTTATATCCCCGATCCTTCTTCCCTCGTAAATGAATTCACAAG TGTTCGCAGCTGA
- the LOC115228519 gene encoding tubulin delta chain-like → MDIVQKEVERFDKIEGFLVNMSVAGGTGSGLGSLITQQLCDSYKHSLKQIVWPFSSGEVSVQAYNTLLTLSSLYDNSDALLVVENDGIRKLSSRYAGYQRISSKNPIGFQMINKVISRQFASVILPAGHIDLEQGPTKLNRILECVAPNPQFKLLNIRSVPHTSYSSAEYEFHQWDGLVRYLRQMLASNSHIDNWSALSSRALSSMLFLRGNEIHRFNTNILNSSHGCRYGAFGDSLTVWASPRSLGESDKFASVLTNGQSLLPSLKSIVEKAWLMFSFRAFVHQYERQGMETEEFDRAFDHLELILKNYSKL, encoded by the exons ATGGATATAGTCCAGAAAGAAGTGGAAAGATTTGATAaaattgaaggatttttagtcaatATGAGTGTCGCCGGTGGAACGGGTTCTGGACTTGGTTCTCTAATAACCCAACAGCTTTGCGACAGTTATAAACACAGTC taaaacagaTTGTTTGGCCGTTCAGTAGTGGAGAAGTGAGTGTACAGGCATACAACACATTGCTTACACTTTCTTCTCTCTACGATAATTCTGACGCACTTTTAGTAGTCGAAAACGATGGGATCAGAAAATTATCATCTCGATATGCTGGATATCAAAGAATTTCTAGCAAAAATCCAATTGGATTCCAAATGATTAATAAAGTAATATCGAGACAATTTGCCTCCGTCATTCTCCCAGCGGGTCACATTGACTTGGAACAAGGTCCTACAAAACTGA ACAGAATTCTAGAATGCGTTGCTCCAAACCCTCAATTCAAACTATTAAACATTCGCAGTGTTCCTCACACAAGTTATTCTTCTGCCGAATACGAATTCCATCAATGGGATGGACTGGTGCGTTACCTCCGTCAAATGCTCGCCTCGAATTCCCACATAGAC AATTGGTCTGCGTTATCATCCAGGGCACTAAGTTCAATGTTATTCCTACGAGGAAACGAAATCCATCGCTTTAATACAAATATTCTCAATTCGTCACATGGATGTCGATACGGGGCATTTGGGGACTCTTTAACAGTGTGGGCCAGCCCAAGAAGTTTGGGAGAAAGTGACAAGTTTGCAAGTGTTTTAACAAATGGACAATCCCTTCTGCCCTCTTTAAAGAGTATTGTAGAGAAGGCATGGCTTATGTTCTCCTTCCGAGCATTTGTCCATCAATATGAAAGGCAGGGAATGGAGACAGAAGAATTTGACCGAGCCTTCGATCATTTGGagcttattttgaaaaattatagcaAATTGTGA
- the LOC115228517 gene encoding uncharacterized protein LOC115228517 — protein sequence MAMDPLSRMLNSMFPKLEISREDPNMLTYSTNHFFFIDDLKIVALKEDVLVKMMEAVNGFFESVGLEMNSEKSASNVESLSCCETVDGINGYRYLGVLEDGGSNVLKNKVMDSILENVKKRITMLSKTNLNAVPQFNKEFFSSGTEDFRRLHCDRCKDMTVR from the exons ATGGCGATGGATCCCCTAAGCAGGATGCTTAACTCCATGTTTCCCAAACTCGAAATTAGTCGGGAAGATCCCAATATGTTGACATACTCCaccaatcatttcttctttattgaCGATCTGAAAATAGTTGCCCTCAAAGAAGATGTGTTAGTCAAAATGATGGAGGCTGTTAATGGATTTTTTGAAAGTGTCGGCCTAGAGATGAATTCCGAAAAATCAGCATCTAATGTGGAATCTTTATCATGCTGTGAGACTGTCGATGGAATCAACGGATATCGCTACTTGGGTGTACTTGAAGATGGCGGAAGTAATGTTCTCAAGAATAAAGTTATGGACTCCATATTGGAGAATGTCAAGAAGAGGATAACTATGTTGTCAAAAACAAACCTGAATGCT GTCCCccagtttaataaggaattttttagttCTGGGACCGAGGACTTTCGACGTCTCCACTGTGATCGGTGCAAAGATATGACGGTGCGATAA